The following are from one region of the Epinephelus fuscoguttatus linkage group LG11, E.fuscoguttatus.final_Chr_v1 genome:
- the bpnt1 gene encoding 3'(2'),5'-bisphosphate nucleotidase 1 isoform X2: MSAGPAVVMRVVASAYAVAEKAGAIVRKVLHSGELGIVEKTGANDLQTLADRLAQQSICASLSRRFPKLTIIGEEELPAEEIKEDLIESGHSEEILQKTCPAEYSGLKEEELVVWVDPLDGTKEYTEGLLDNVTVLIGIAYGGKAIAGVINQPFYNYQLGAGATLGRTMWGMLGLGAFGFQLQEVPGDKRIVTTTRSHSNKLVTDCVDAMEPHEVVKVGGAGNKIIQLVEGKASAYVFASPGCKKWDTCAPEAILHAVGGKLTDMHGNAYRYNANVKHMNSAGVLATLRNHEYYISRVPQSVLQALKSD, translated from the exons ATGTCTGCAGGTCCTGCTGTGGTGATGAGGGTGGTGGCTTCAGCCTATGCTGTGGCTGAGAAGGCCGGGGCCATTGTGAGGAAGGTGCTTCACAGTGGAGAGCTTGGCATTGTGGAAAAG ACCGGAGCGAACGATCTGCAGACACTGGCAGACAGACTGGCACAGCAGAGCATCTGTGCGTCACTTTCCAGACGTTTTCCGAAACTCACCATCATCGGAGAGGAG GAGCTTCCAGCTGAGGAAATAAAGGAAGACCTCATTGAGAGCGGCCACTCAGAGGAAATCCTTCAGAAGACATGTCCAGCAGAGTATAGcgggctgaaagaggaggag CTAGTTGTGTGGGTCGATCCCCTCGATGGCACAAAGGAATACACTGAAG GGCTCCTGGATAATGTGACGGTGCTCATTGGTATCGCATACGGAGGCAAAGCTATAGCAGGTGTCATCAACCAGCCTTTCTACAACTACCAG CTCGGAGCAGGAGCCACTTTAGGAAGAACCATGTGGGGAATGCTGGGATTGGGCGCCTTTGGATTTCAGCTGCAGGAAGTTCCAGGAGACAAACGCATCGTCACCACCACACGTTCCCATAGCAACAAGCTGGTAACGGACTGTGTAGACGCCATGGAGCCTCACGAAGTTGTAAAAGTGGGTGGAGCTGGAAACAAG ATCATCCAGCTCGTTGAAGGGAAGGCTTCTGCTTATGTCTTTGCCAGTCCAGGCTGCAAGAAGTGGGACACGTGCGCTCCTGAGGCCATTCTGCACGCTGTTGGAG GTAAACTGACTGACATGCACGGCAATGCATACCGCTATAATGCTAATGTAAAGCACATGAATTCTGCCGGCGTTCTCGCAACGCTACGCAACCACGAGTACTACATCAGCAGGGTGCCACAGTCAGTGCTGCAAGCCCTCAAGTCAGATTGa
- the bpnt1 gene encoding 3'(2'),5'-bisphosphate nucleotidase 1 isoform X1, with translation MSAGPAVVMRVVASAYAVAEKAGAIVRKVLHSGELGIVEKTGANDLQTLADRLAQQSICASLSRRFPKLTIIGEEELPAEEIKEDLIESGHSEEILQKTCPAEYSGLKEEELVVWVDPLDGTKEYTEASRCLHHHTEAQIPNKWSDTSQLHSTALWLLDNVTVLIGIAYGGKAIAGVINQPFYNYQLGAGATLGRTMWGMLGLGAFGFQLQEVPGDKRIVTTTRSHSNKLVTDCVDAMEPHEVVKVGGAGNKIIQLVEGKASAYVFASPGCKKWDTCAPEAILHAVGGKLTDMHGNAYRYNANVKHMNSAGVLATLRNHEYYISRVPQSVLQALKSD, from the exons ATGTCTGCAGGTCCTGCTGTGGTGATGAGGGTGGTGGCTTCAGCCTATGCTGTGGCTGAGAAGGCCGGGGCCATTGTGAGGAAGGTGCTTCACAGTGGAGAGCTTGGCATTGTGGAAAAG ACCGGAGCGAACGATCTGCAGACACTGGCAGACAGACTGGCACAGCAGAGCATCTGTGCGTCACTTTCCAGACGTTTTCCGAAACTCACCATCATCGGAGAGGAG GAGCTTCCAGCTGAGGAAATAAAGGAAGACCTCATTGAGAGCGGCCACTCAGAGGAAATCCTTCAGAAGACATGTCCAGCAGAGTATAGcgggctgaaagaggaggag CTAGTTGTGTGGGTCGATCCCCTCGATGGCACAAAGGAATACACTGAAG CGTCGAGGTGTCTCCACCACCACACTGAGGCCCAGATACCAAACAAATGGTCGGACACCTCTCAGCTTCACAGCACAGCTCTCT GGCTCCTGGATAATGTGACGGTGCTCATTGGTATCGCATACGGAGGCAAAGCTATAGCAGGTGTCATCAACCAGCCTTTCTACAACTACCAG CTCGGAGCAGGAGCCACTTTAGGAAGAACCATGTGGGGAATGCTGGGATTGGGCGCCTTTGGATTTCAGCTGCAGGAAGTTCCAGGAGACAAACGCATCGTCACCACCACACGTTCCCATAGCAACAAGCTGGTAACGGACTGTGTAGACGCCATGGAGCCTCACGAAGTTGTAAAAGTGGGTGGAGCTGGAAACAAG ATCATCCAGCTCGTTGAAGGGAAGGCTTCTGCTTATGTCTTTGCCAGTCCAGGCTGCAAGAAGTGGGACACGTGCGCTCCTGAGGCCATTCTGCACGCTGTTGGAG GTAAACTGACTGACATGCACGGCAATGCATACCGCTATAATGCTAATGTAAAGCACATGAATTCTGCCGGCGTTCTCGCAACGCTACGCAACCACGAGTACTACATCAGCAGGGTGCCACAGTCAGTGCTGCAAGCCCTCAAGTCAGATTGa